The sequence CGATGCGAACGCCTCCAGGTAGGTCTCGCGGACCTCGTCGGGCCCCACGCCGTCGGCCGCCTCGATGAGCGCGATCGTCGCCGGAATACTGCGCGCCACGTGATATTCGATCGTCGCGCGCAGCAGTCGCGCGGCCCGGCGGTCGACGGGGTCCGGCTGGAGACGCTCGGCCTCGTCCACCAACTCCCGGGCGGCAGAAGGCGCCCCCGAACCCAACCGCGCCCGGGCCGCGGCCAACAACCGGCGGGCCTGCCGCGACCGGCCAGGTGTCAGTCGAGCCGCGCGCTCGAGGAACGCGGCCACGGCCGCGAGTCCGCCGCGGCGCTGTGCCCGTCCGGCCGAACGCTCCAGCTCGGCCGCGGTCTCCTCATCCGGGCCGGTGATCGCGTTCGCCTGGTGCCAGGCGCGACGGTCGGGATCGACGTCGACGTCGGTACCGGCGGCGAGCGACGCGTGCGCCTGCCGTCGCGCCCCGGCGCCAGTCGACAGGTACACCGCGGAACGCGCCAACGGATGCCGGAAGTGCACCCGGGGCCCGGCCACCAACAGGCCGCTGTCCTCGGCCGCGGTCAGGTCCACGGCGTCCAGCCCCTGGATCGCCATCGCACGCCGCAGCAGAACGAGGTCACCTGTCGGCTCCGCCGCGGCCAGCGCCAGAACCGAGCGCGTGGGTGCCGGCAGCCGCAGGAACCGACTCACGAACCGGTGCTCCACGGCGCGGTGCCCGGCGTCCCCGGGTAGCCCGAACGGTCCGGCGTCGCGGGCGAACTCCACCAGGGCAAGAGGGTTGCCGGCTGCTTCGGCGAGGATCCGTTGCACGATCGCTGCCTCGTGGCCGAAGGGTGCCCGATACCGCAGCAGGGTGAGGGCTTCCGAATCGGAGAGTCCGGTGAGAGTGAGGGCGGGTAGGCGACCGAGCTCCGACACCGAGGCGGCGTCGCGGGCAGCGAACACCATGGCGACCGGCTCCACCGCCACGCGTGCCGCGACGAAGGCCAGTACCAGCCGCGAGCCGGCGTCGATCCACTGCACGTCGTCGACCGCGCAGAACACCGGCCTGCGCCGGCCTACGGCACTCAGCAGGCCCAGGACGGCCAGCCCGACAAGCATCGGGGTCGGCCTGACCCCGGCGTGCAGCCCGAACACCGCGTCGAGCGCGCTCCGCTGCGGTACGGGGAGCCCAGCGCGGTGGTCGAGCACGGGCGCGCACAACTGGTGCAGGGCCGAGTAGGGCAGTTCGCTCTCGAACTCGACACCACCGGCCCGCAGCACCTGCCATCCGTCGAGCCGCGAAGCGGCCTCACCGATGAGCGTCGACTTGCCGATCCCCGCGTCACCGAGAACGAGCATCGCCCCGCCACGGCCCCGCGCCGCGGCTGCCGTCACCGAGGCAATCTCACCCAGCTCCGCCTCTCGAGCGACGAAAGATCCGGATGTGTTGTCTGTCATCAACTTCTGCATGTCGCCGGACGAATGGTGGTGGGGGTCGGTGCGGTGCCCACGGCGGTGTCGGTAGCGGCCCGAACGATGGTATCCACAGCAGTGCACCGATGGGGTCGACAGCTCACCGGGGGCGGCCGCCGGGTTCGGAGTCGGCGCTCCTACGAGGGCAACTCGAACAGTTCCAGCTGGATGCCGTCGGGGTCACGTAGGTAGAGGATCTTCGTCCCGGCCAGCGCCCCCGCTTCGACGCCATCGCCGTCCTGGAGCACGACCGGATCGGCGTTGACGTGCACCCCCCGCTCTACCAGGTCGCGGTGCGCCGCGTCGAGGTCGTCGACCTCAAAACACAGGTGCATCACCCCAACGTCACAGTTGCGCCCGGTGAAGGGCCTCGGCTGCGGGCTGTCGTACTGGATGAGTTCCAGCAGGACGTTGTCACCGGCCAACGCGAAGGATGCCCGCATCGACGCGTTCTCGACCTCGACAACCGCACCGATCGCCGGGTTCGTCGCCGAGATCGTCACGCCGTTCGGCGCGATGCCGAGGACATCCTCGTACCACCTCACCGACCGCGCCAAATCGCTGACCGGCACTCCGATGTGATTCATCCTGGTCACTCTGCTCATGATCCCCATCCTGAAGGGCCGAGCCACCACTGTGGAAGACACAGATGTTCCGCGTACCACTGGTACCACCCAGCGATGGCGGATCATGGGGTTCATGAATGACCTCGGCGCCGCGCTGCGGGCCTGGCGGGATCGCATGGATCCGGCCGCGGTCGGCCTCACGAACGCATCACCTCGCCGCGTCGCCGGGCTACGGCGCGGTGAGCTGGCAGCACTGGCCGGCATCTCCCCCGAATACGTGGCACGCCTCGAACAGGGCCGGGCCGCCACACCATCGGCGCAGGTGTGCACCACCCTGGCCCGCGCGCTACGACTCTCCGACGACGAGGAGGCGCACCTGATGCGCCTTGCCGGCTTCGCCGCGGCCCCGGACCGGATACCCCACCTGATCCCCACCAGCCTGCACCGCGTCATTGACCACCTCGACGACACCCCGGTGGCCGTCTACGACGCCGTGTGGCGGCTGCTGCACTGGAACCGGCTGTTCGCAGCCGTCTTCGGCGACCCCGCCGGCGCCACCGCCGACGATCGCAACGCCTTGATCGTCCAGTTCGAATCCCGAAACCCCCGAGTCCGCCAGACCGACACCGAGCGCGCCTACTTCGAGCAGTCGTTGGTGGCAGACCTGCGCGCGACCAGCGCCCGCTATCCAAACGATCCCGACGTGGCGGCACTGATCTCGCGCATGGCCGGGAACGACAGGTTCTGCCACCTCTGGGCCCTCCGCGCGGTGGCCCATCACGAGAGCGCGCACAAGACCGCCGTACACCCGGACGTGGGCGCCATCCCGCTGGACGCCAACGTCCTGACCACCCAAAACACCGACCTGCGCCTCGTGGTCCTCACGCCTCGGCCCGACACCACCGCTCGCGACAAGCTGGATCGACTGGGTTGACGGGACCGGATCCGGACCTGGAGGCCGCTCAGGCAATAGGCGGCGTCCGAACTCGCCCGTCACCGCGTCCGCGTTGACCCCGTCCGCATGTAAATCCCGAGAGGTAGCGGCGGATCGGACGCCGGCCAGCCTACCCCGGCCCGAACAGGCAATTTCTACCGACGCGGGGCGGGGCTCGGTTGCTGGTCGGCTGAAGTGCCTGGCATGATCTGG comes from Micromonospora vinacea and encodes:
- a CDS encoding VOC family protein, which codes for MNHIGVPVSDLARSVRWYEDVLGIAPNGVTISATNPAIGAVVEVENASMRASFALAGDNVLLELIQYDSPQPRPFTGRNCDVGVMHLCFEVDDLDAAHRDLVERGVHVNADPVVLQDGDGVEAGALAGTKILYLRDPDGIQLELFELPS
- a CDS encoding AAA family ATPase; translated protein: MTDNTSGSFVAREAELGEIASVTAAAARGRGGAMLVLGDAGIGKSTLIGEAASRLDGWQVLRAGGVEFESELPYSALHQLCAPVLDHRAGLPVPQRSALDAVFGLHAGVRPTPMLVGLAVLGLLSAVGRRRPVFCAVDDVQWIDAGSRLVLAFVAARVAVEPVAMVFAARDAASVSELGRLPALTLTGLSDSEALTLLRYRAPFGHEAAIVQRILAEAAGNPLALVEFARDAGPFGLPGDAGHRAVEHRFVSRFLRLPAPTRSVLALAAAEPTGDLVLLRRAMAIQGLDAVDLTAAEDSGLLVAGPRVHFRHPLARSAVYLSTGAGARRQAHASLAAGTDVDVDPDRRAWHQANAITGPDEETAAELERSAGRAQRRGGLAAVAAFLERAARLTPGRSRQARRLLAAARARLGSGAPSAARELVDEAERLQPDPVDRRAARLLRATIEYHVARSIPATIALIEAADGVGPDEVRETYLEAFASLMFSVDEPGRLRRLALHIRERVPQRQPPRPADLLLQALVEQNLRPVDEAMPLMRRTVDAFRDHARTSDADPWWMERACVLSVDLGDSDAMEEIADRQVDLARAQGAYAILPHALRFQAAARTIVGRFADAQVCIIEARAVDEAAGTSNLVGSDLMLAAWSGDVDRYREIREKLRGWVGVNFTALHYAESVLCNGSGDHQAALDALLLVRDQHRRGAYAVTAFHHELVEAAAYLGRPEEAKESADWIGDVARVNPNAWTTGAHLLACALLDPGLGAQDHYRAAISRFAGSRMRVHYARARLLYGQWLRRVGRRAEARVELRAAHELLSTIGARGFAGRAARELDAIGEPTLTDDADPLAGLTARELLVARKVASGAGTKEVAALLFVSPRTIDAHLRNLYRKLGITSRRQLRELLR
- a CDS encoding helix-turn-helix transcriptional regulator, which translates into the protein MNDLGAALRAWRDRMDPAAVGLTNASPRRVAGLRRGELAALAGISPEYVARLEQGRAATPSAQVCTTLARALRLSDDEEAHLMRLAGFAAAPDRIPHLIPTSLHRVIDHLDDTPVAVYDAVWRLLHWNRLFAAVFGDPAGATADDRNALIVQFESRNPRVRQTDTERAYFEQSLVADLRATSARYPNDPDVAALISRMAGNDRFCHLWALRAVAHHESAHKTAVHPDVGAIPLDANVLTTQNTDLRLVVLTPRPDTTARDKLDRLG